The following are encoded together in the Oncorhynchus nerka isolate Pitt River linkage group LG23, Oner_Uvic_2.0, whole genome shotgun sequence genome:
- the LOC135563980 gene encoding uncharacterized protein LOC135563980 isoform X1, translating into MATRAAYFSPSEAQILMEAYEEVKDIIKKKGNTATVIKQREKAWQSIADRLNALNMNGPKRTWQQVKIKYKNILQNAVKKNTHRQGTGGGSPKADLTPAEDMALELNKGRPVLEGIPGGKETSIGSSQDATRFIQVPGSTVFLLEPPAQAPDDADPGEGPSAAATAHDGDDDEEETISLDSRRHEDPDAIQWENQPGNISSQAIRKLYGNHLRRQIELADIDIQYKKKKMENLALESEIKKRTIRKLDLEIKKLEREVRYAFNVHCMLTVTQMY; encoded by the exons atggcaactagagccgcgtacttttccccgtcggaagcacaaatcctcatggaggcatacgaggaggtaaaagatataattaagaagaaaggcaacaccgccacagtgataaagcaaagagaaaaagcgtggcaaagtattgcagaccgcctgaatgc attaaacatgaacgggccaaaacggacatggcagcaggtcaaaatcaaatacaagaacattctgcagaatg cagtgaaaaagaatacccacagacaaggcacgggtggtgggtcaccaaaggctgaccttaccccagcagaggacatggccttggagctaaataaaggcaggcccgtcttagaggggatccctggggggaaagagacgagcataggttcctcccaagatgccacccgcttcattcaag tgcctggcagcactgtgttcctgttagagccaccagcacaagcaccagacgatgctgatcca ggtgaaggccccagtgcagcagcaacagcacatgatggagacgatgatgaggaggagaccatctctctggattccagaaggcatgag gacccagatgctatacagtgggaaaaccagcctggcaacata agctcacaagctatcagaaagttgtatggcaaccacctccggcgccaaatagaactggcagacatagacattcagtacaagaagaagaagatggaaaatcttgcactggagtccgaaataaaaaagaggacaattaggaaactggaccttgaaataaaaaaacttgagagggaggtgagatatgccttcaatgtacactgtatgctaactgtaacacaaatgtattaa
- the LOC135563980 gene encoding uncharacterized protein LOC135563980 isoform X2 codes for MATRAAYFSPSEAQILMEAYEEVKDIIKKKGNTATVIKQREKAWQSIADRLNALNMNGPKRTWQQVKIKYKNILQNAVKKNTHRQGTGGGSPKADLTPAEDMALELNKGRPVLEGIPGGKETSIGSSQDATRFIQVPGSTVFLLEPPAQAPDDADPGEGPSAAATAHDGDDDEEETISLDSRRHEDPDAIQWENQPGNISSQAIRKLYGNHLRRQIELADIDIQYKKKKMENLALESEIKKRTIRKLDLEIKKLERELQEDDTAQNKN; via the exons atggcaactagagccgcgtacttttccccgtcggaagcacaaatcctcatggaggcatacgaggaggtaaaagatataattaagaagaaaggcaacaccgccacagtgataaagcaaagagaaaaagcgtggcaaagtattgcagaccgcctgaatgc attaaacatgaacgggccaaaacggacatggcagcaggtcaaaatcaaatacaagaacattctgcagaatg cagtgaaaaagaatacccacagacaaggcacgggtggtgggtcaccaaaggctgaccttaccccagcagaggacatggccttggagctaaataaaggcaggcccgtcttagaggggatccctggggggaaagagacgagcataggttcctcccaagatgccacccgcttcattcaag tgcctggcagcactgtgttcctgttagagccaccagcacaagcaccagacgatgctgatcca ggtgaaggccccagtgcagcagcaacagcacatgatggagacgatgatgaggaggagaccatctctctggattccagaaggcatgag gacccagatgctatacagtgggaaaaccagcctggcaacata agctcacaagctatcagaaagttgtatggcaaccacctccggcgccaaatagaactggcagacatagacattcagtacaagaagaagaagatggaaaatcttgcactggagtccgaaataaaaaagaggacaattaggaaactggaccttgaaataaaaaaacttgagagggag ctccaagaagatgacacagctcaaaataaaaattag